From Salvia splendens isolate huo1 chromosome 16, SspV2, whole genome shotgun sequence, a single genomic window includes:
- the LOC121770625 gene encoding brassinosteroid-responsive RING protein 1-like, whose protein sequence is MGFPVGYTDLFLPKLLVSLLTILAFFRKFTHALLSVLGFADFLEPAAASYRRHHEPRSVSAALIRELLPVVKFSDLAAAPESCAVCLYEFDGEDEIRRLVNCRHIFHRSCLDRWMDHDQKTCPLCRTQFVPEEMQAAFNEKLLLASGISDLYGEYLPISSGL, encoded by the coding sequence ATGGGCTTTCCAGTAGGATACACCGACCTTTTTCTCCCCAAATTGCTCGTCTCCCTCCTCACAATCCTCGCCTTCTTCCGAAAATTCACACACGCTCTTCTCTCCGTCCTCGGTTTCGCCGATTTCCTCGAACCGGCAGCCGCGTCGTATCGCCGCCACCACGAGCCGCGCTCCGTCTCGGCGGCGCTCATCCGCGAGCTCCTCCCGGTAGTGAAATTCTCCGATTTGGCGGCGGCGCCGGAGAGCTGCGCGGTCTGCTTGTACGAATTCGACGGCGAGGATGAGATCCGGCGGCTGGTGAATTGCCGGCACATATTCCACCGGAGCTGCCTCGACCGATGGATGGACCACGATCAGAAGACCTGCCCGCTCTGCCGCACGCAATTCGTCCCCGAGGAGATGCAGGCCGCCTTCAACGAGAAGCTCTTGCTCGCCTCCGGCATTTCCGATCTCTACGGTGAATATTTGCCGATTTCCTCCGGTTTGTAG
- the LOC121771312 gene encoding uncharacterized protein LOC121771312, translating into MSSNLLGYDNSLLFYDTSQPHFHFESAPEIDEKLLIVPELELELSFSSAHEFMQSYYCQNELNFDFDGALLESASSNEQKEKTNSDGVFKVGKYSKEERKLRIDRYKAKRTRRNFNKTIKYACRKTLADSRQRIRGRFVRNDEAEQILQPSLFQSCQHKYHLWIDDWLVS; encoded by the exons ATGTCTTCTAACCTCCTCGGTTATGACAATTCTCTTCTTTTCTACGACACATCTCAACCTCACTTTCACTTCGAAAGTGCACCAGAAATTGATGAGAAATTGTTGATCGTGCCTGAGCTGGAGCTGGAGCTGAGTTTTTCATCTGCTCATGAATTCATGCAGAGCTATTATTGTCAAAATGagctaaattttgattttgatggtgcTTTGCTGGAGTCGGCCAGCAGCAATGAACAA AAGGAGAAAACAAATTCGGATGGTGTTTTTAAGGTGGGGAAATACAGCAAAGAAGAGAGGAAACTGAGGATTGATAGATACAAAGCTAAAAGGACTCGCAGAAATTTCAACAAGACCATTAAG TATGCATGCCGGAAAACTCTAGCCGACTCTCGGCAAAGAATACGTGGTCGATTTGTTCGAAACGACGAGGCCGAACAGATTCTCCAACCTTCCCTGTTTCAATCATGTCAACATAAATATCATCTTTGG ATTGATGATTGGTTGGTTTCATGA